A stretch of Pelecanus crispus isolate bPelCri1 chromosome 3, bPelCri1.pri, whole genome shotgun sequence DNA encodes these proteins:
- the LOC104036751 gene encoding left-right determination factor 2, protein MDAMFIRMLCVLCLVITVRAFTQEGFKEVLLKQLGLSEVPKLHKRDLVDLVIPDHVKNKYISMLKRHRVKRRALPSLAGILRGIPGNAEVLYSDTTTRQNLIFDMEGRIPKNSEVTMAELKLFKKPLDRANLPAKQSHRPVSNARVSVYWVQRQHDGTNRTSLIDSRLVPIRESGWKNFDVTQAVHYWLRNKRREPMFLEVWIEGERVGSHASEMAKAVRFTSQDPKDKALGKPELVLYTLDLEDYGGPGDCKEAAVTGKSTCCRQKHYINFRELAWTQYWIIEPAGYQAYRCSGGCLQPPSPLRRFGYGERTCAVAESSPLPMMYLVKRGNRTEIEAAEFPNMIVEKCSCLTDGMALV, encoded by the exons ATGGATGCGATGTTCATCCGGATGCTGTGCGTACTCTGCTTGGTCATCACGGTCCGAGCATTTACCCAGGAAGGCTTCAAGGAGGTGTTGCTGAAGCAGCTGGGGCTCTCTGAGGTCCCTAAACTTCATAAGAGAGACTTGGTGGATCTGGTTATCCCAGACCATGTAAAGAACAAATACATCTCCATGCTGAAGCGCCACAGGGTGAAGCGCCGAGCTCTGCCGAGCCTGGCCGGCATCCTCAGAGGGATCCCTGGCAACGCAG AAGTCCTCTACTCTGACACCACCACACGCCAGAACCTGATCTTTGACATGGAGGGCAGAATACCTAAAAACAGTGAAGTGACAATGGCTGAACTGAAACTCTTCAAAAAGCCCCTGGACAGAGCAAACCTGCCTGCCAAGCAGTCTCACAGGCCAGTCTCCAATGCCAGAGTCAGCGTGTACTGGGTGCAACGGCAGCACGATGGTACCAACAGGACCTCCCTGATAGACTCCCG GCTGGTGCCCATACGCGAGTCGGGCTGGAAGAACTTTGATGTGACACAGGCCGTGCATTACTGGCTGCGAAACAAGAGGCGGGAGCCAATGTTCCTGGAGGTCTGGATTGAAGGAGAAAGGGTAGGCAGCcatgcctcagaaatggctaaAGCCGTGCGTTTCACCTCTCAGGACCCCAAGGATAAAGCCCTAGGCAAACCTGAACTGGTGCTTTACACCCTTGACCTGGAAGACTATGG GGGCCCTGGGGATTGCAAGGAGGCGGCGGTGACAGGGAAGTCCACCTGCTGCCGGCAGAAACACTACATCAACTTCCGCGAGCTTGCCTGGACGCAGTACTGGATCATCGAGCCGGCAGGGTACCAGGCTTACCGCTGCTcggggggctgcctgcagccccccagcccgctgcGGCGCTTCGGCTACGGGGAGCGCACCTGCGCCGTGGCGGAgagctccccgctccccatgATGTACCTCGTCAAGAGGGGCAACCGCACCGAGATCGAAGCAGCCGAGTTTCCCAACATGATCGTCGAGAAGTGCAGCTGCCTTACAGACGGCATGGCGCTGGTGTGA